ACTCGATACGGTCCAGGCTGCCGCCGCGGGTGTAGCGGGTGTTGTTGTCCGCCTTCAGGTTGCGGCCGTAGGAGTTCTCCTCCTGGTGGTAGTAGTAGGAGATGGCGTTGCCGTGGGGGTCGACGACGTAGTCGAGGTTCCAGCGCCAGGCCTGCTGGCACCAGGACGAGCCGAAGCCGGCGGCGTCGTGGCACGGCTCGCCGGAGTCGTCGCCGAACACCGGGACCTTCCAGGCCGAACCGGTGGTCTCCTTGCCGCTGGCCCAGCCGGGCAGGCGGTTGTAGCCGAAGTAGTAGCGGATGCCGTTGGGGTCGGTCAGCCGCCAGTATTCGCCGTCGTTGTCGCCGTTGCCGCGGTCTGCTGAGGCGAGGCGCTTGATGCGGGTGCCGTCGTCCTTCTTCAGCTTCCACTCGTCGGCGCCGGCCGGGACGAGTTCACCGGCTTGGCCGTTGAAGGAGATGAACGCGTTGTCGTAGCCCCAGCACAGGTCGGCCGGCTTGTTGCCGTCGGGGTGTTCGACCCCGTCGTCCGCGCACGGCTTGTAGCGGCGCTCGATGAACCCGGGCCACATCTCGAATCCGTCGCCGACCCACGAGGACTGATTGTTGGTGCCGCCCGTGCGGCCGTCTACGCCACCGGAGGAGTACGACAGGCCGACCTTCGGAGTCAGCTCGCCCGGCACCTCCGGAACAGGGATGTCGTACTCCCAGGTGAAGTCGCCCGTGTTCAGGTTGGTGTTCCAGGTGGCAGAGGGAGAAAGCTGGGTGGCCTTGAAGTCACCCTGGTCGCCTTCCGCCGCGGTGGTGACAGCCAGGACGGTCGGCTCGCCGGCGCGCAGAGCGACCGCGTTGCCGGTCAGGATCTGGCTCTCGGTGTCGTTGGTCGTCGCGACAGGCGTGGCCGTGCGGCAGGCGGACTTCGCCGGGGTGGTGAGTGCACAGGCGGGCAACTGGACCAGCGTGAGCCGGGAGGCATAGGTGCCGCCATATGCCTCCGCGAAGCTGCTGTAGTCCAGTTCGACGCCGGCACGGCCCTGCGTACCGTCCTTGCCGGTGATGCTGAACACGGGCCCGTTGGCGCCGGTCTTCTCCGCAGTCGTGCTGTCCAAGGTCGTGATCTCGGCTCGGCCGGTCGCGAGCTGCTTGGCACCCTTCATACCGGCGTTCGCCGCGAGCAGCCGGACGGGCGGCCCGCCGGCGGAATCCGCCTTGCGGGCGCCCGCGGCTGGTATCTCGACGGTCGTGCTACCAGGTTCGGGCCATGCCGCCTTGGGTGCTCGTACTGGTGTGCGGGGGCCGTCGCTCTGAGGGCGGGGCTTGACTTTGCCCACCGTGCCGGGAACCACCTCGCCGGGCGAGGGTGCTTGGGGCAGTGCGCCGCTGTCGGCGGTGGCCGCCGGTAGTGCCGCGGCCTGCAGCAGCGTAGCGCTCATCACCGCCGCCGCACCGAGAGCCACCTTCCGGCGCAGCCCGGCGCCGATGTGCCCACGCGATCTGATCATGCTCATGCTTGCCCCTCCCGGGCGCGGCGCCCGCTGTCCAAGGCAGCGGGCACCAGAAGAGAAGATCGAAGACTTGCTGGCGGAATTCGGCGGTGTGTCAGCCGCCCGGCGGAACCTGGGTGGGCACGTCGAACCACTGGGAGGCGAGCCAGGCGACCTGGTCTTCGCTCAGCGGGCCCTGGAAGGCCCAGACGTCATCGATCGTGCCGGGGAAGTACTCATCGAAGCCGCCGGCAGTCTTCGCGCGGCCGATCTGCAGTTCACCGGTGGCCTTGAACGACTGCGCGTGTTCCGCCCACGGCACCAGGTCCTTGCACCCGGCCTGGTCTGGCTCACCGTCGCCGTCGCTGTCGGAGCAGGCGGTCTCTTCCAGCACGCCGTTGACGTACAGCTTCAGCTCCCGGGCGAAGCCGTCGTACACCAGGGCCAGGTGGTTCCACTCGCGAACGTCGTAGAAGTTCCCGTTGTCCGCGCGCACCACCGGCGCATCCGCGGCATCGGATGAAGGCAGCACGACCTGCCACCTTCCCGGCGCATTCGGATCCGCCGCGTCCGGCAGATACCGGACGGAGAAGGCGCTGGTGGCGCCGCCTTCGGCACTGGCTACCGTCACCGCACCGCCGGGCATGGCCGCGGCCTGGGCCCAGCCGGTCACGGTGAAACTGCCTGATGTATCCACCGGCATGCTCGCGGCGGCATGGTCGTCGACGCCGTCGAGTTGCAGGCCGGAGAAGTCGATCCAGCCTGCACCCAGTTTCGCTCCACCCTCCACGGTCATGGGCCTGCCCTCCCCGCTGGCGTCCGGGGAGGTGGCCGGGACGCTGTCCGACACCTCCTCGAACAGCCACCGGCCCTTCACGAAGGCACGCTGCTTGTAGAGCTGCTGGACTTCGGCCGGGGAGATGGGGCGGTCGAAGAGGCGGACGTCGTCGATGGTGCCGGGGAAGTGGCTCTTGAGGACGTTGTTGACGGAGACGGCGCCGACGTACATGGAGCCGGCGGCGTAGAAGGCGTCCACGAGGGTGGTGGAGCCGGCTTTCTTGCCGTTGATGTACAGAGTGAGGGTGTTGGCCGTGGTGTCGTGGACGCCGACGAGGTGTGCCCAGGTGCCTGCGTGGGCGTCTCCCGGTTGGTCGGCCATGGCCCGGATGATGGGTGCGCCGGGGGTGTCGGAGGCGTACTGGTTGAAGACCCAGCGGTCGTAGGCGGCGGAGTAGTAGAGCTCGAAGCCCAGCGCGAACTCGCCTGCCTGTGCCACGACGGTCGCCTGGCGGTCCGGTTTGGCATCCAGCTTTGCCCAGGCGGAGACGGCGAAGGACCGTTCGCTGTTGATGTGCGGTCCGGAGGTCTGTCCGATACGGGCGTAGCCGTCGGTGCCGTTGAACTTCGACGCCTTGCCCGCTACACCGGGCACGCCGGTGGTCACGCCGCCGTGGTAGCGGGCGGGGAGGACACCGCCGCGGCCGGAGACCTCGGTGGCGCCTGCCGGTTCGTCGAGTTCGAAGACGGCGATGGCGGGGCGGCCTGGGTCGCCGACGGGCTGCTTGGCGTAGAGCTTGTCGACCTCGTCCTGCGCGATGCGCTTGTCGAAGATCTGGACCTTGTCGAGGGTGCCGGGGAAGAAGTCCTTGGCCACCCCGGCCGCCGAACCGGCACCGAGTTGCAGACCGCGGCGCGCGTTCCAGGTACTGACGAAGGCGGTCTCGCCGACGAGGGTGCCGTTGACGAACAGCCGCAGCTTGTCCTCGACGGAGTCGTACGAGCCGACCAGATGGGTCCAACTGCCGGTCTGGACGCCGCCGGGGTTGGGTGCCATGGCCCGGGAGACGGTGGCGTCGGGGGTGTCGGCGGAGAAGCCGTTGAAGATCCAGCGGTCATGGGCGGCCGCGTAGTGCAGCGCGAAACCCATCCGCTCGTTACCCGGCTGCGAGGCAACCACCGCCGCGCCTGCCGTCGGCTTGGCATCCAGCTTCACCCACGCCGAGACGGTGAAACCGCCGGTGTTGTTGACGGCTGACAGGTCGGTGGCCGCGTAGGCGTCGGTGCCGTTGAGGCCGAGCGCGGTGCCGTCGGTCCCGGCGGCACCGGTGGTCGCCCCGCCCTTGAGGGCAAGGGTCCGCGCGGGCGTGGAGCCCTCCGCCTGTGTGGCACCGGCCGACTCATCGAGCTGCCACGTCGCGCGATCCGGCTGGCCCGCCTTCACCCGAAACTGGTAGGTGCGGATCGTGCTGTTGTTCCCGGCCGTATCGAAGGACTGGACGGTGATGAAGTTCAACCCGGACCGGGTCGGAAGGATCTTCACGTCCCTGGCAGCGCCACCGGAAGTGGAGATCTGATTGCCGGGGACGGGGTCGCCGTTGATGCCGTACCAGTAGCGGTTCGCATCTGACGAGGGCGAGTCGAGAGTGAACGTCCCGTACTGGCCCACCCCGTCGAGCCATGGATCATTCGGGTCCGCCGGATCAGATTCCGGATACTCACCTGACACGACGGTGGGCGCCGCTGGCTCGTTCGTGTCCCAGACGAAGTAGCAGGCGGTCTTCGTATCGCCCGCGTACGACCACGGGGACCACTGCGCCCCGTCATAGGCGCGGGCATACCAGTTCACGTTCTCGTTCTTCGGGATGGGGTTGGAGCCCGAATTCGGCAGTGAGACCGTGAAACTGGATCCGGACGGCTCGAACGGAGTCCGGGACGGACTCCACCTATGAGTTACACCGCTCGCGTCGGTCCACTTGGCCTGGAACTGCACCGCGACGTGGTCGCCGTCCGGGTCCCGGATCTCGTTGGCAGAAATCTTGCCCAGCGAGCGGATGCGGGCCTTCTCACCGGGCCGCTTGCACACCCCGCCGTACTCCATGGTGAGTTGCGCCATCTTGATCTGCGGCGGCGGGCGGTTGTACTTCACCCGCAGGAACGCCTTGTCCGAGAACCGCTTCCACGCGTACTTGTCGTCCTCGCTCGCCGCACGCAACCCGAACGTCATCGTCGACCACTTGTTGTTGGCCGCCTGCTGCACCGCGGACTTGATACCGAACTCGGCGTCCTTCGCGGCACAGCCGTCGTAGCCGTACGCGAAGGATCGCGTGTCCAGCTTGTCGAGCCAGAAGCCGGAACCCGCGTCCTGGCTGTTCCACGTGGTCGACGAGCTGATGTCCTTGGTTCGCCACAGCTCGACGCTCCGCTCGGAGCAGGAGGCGGACCAGTTGTTGCGTACGACGAACTCCGCGGACAGGATCGACTTGCCCGCGAACCGGGAGGTCGGGATGCGGTAGAAGACGCGCTTGGTGTCGTGTGGCGCGCAGTAGTCCCAGCCGCAGTAGCCCATCCCGGCGTTGTTCTCACCGTTGAACTTCCACTGCGGCGACGATGCCCAGTACTTCGAGGCAAACGTCCACGCCGACGCTCTCGGCGAGTACCACTGCGGGTCGATGAACACCGGATAGACCGTGTCCGCTCCCTTCAGCACCTGAGGATCCGGCGTGAGCACCAGCTGGTCTGGCGCCTGGGCGACCTGGACATCGACCGGCGCCAGTTTGCCCGACTCCCCCGCCGCCGGCTCATCCGCCGGTTCGCCGCCGGCCGCACCGCGGGCGCCGGGAGTGGTCCCGCCGCTGGAGTCCCACATGACCGGCTGCGGCGCCTCGAACACCGCACCCCCGGCTCCGGCATCGACCGCTTCAAGGCCACCGGCCGCGGTCTCACGCACAGACATCCCCGTCGCACCCAGGTGCAGCCGAAGCTCCGCCAGCTCCGGATTCTGCGCCGCCTCGGCGGACTTGACCACCAGCAGTTGCGTGAAGCCGTCAGCCTGCACCCCCATGCGCAGGTCGACCCCCGGCAGCACCTCCGGATAGACGACCGCATCCCCCTCCAGCCGCGGCTGCGGCAACTCACCCGGCCACGACAGCGACAACTCCCGCCCGGCCTTCGTCATACGTACCAGCGGCGCCGTTCCACCGCCGGAGAACTCCATCCCCACCGTGGTCACACCCGGCGCCACCATGCCGCCGTCAGCCGGGGCGAGGTGGGTATCGATCGCTTTCCACTCGCCGCCCACACGGGTACGTACAGGCCGCAAGTACTCGCGCGCCTCCAAGTTCCCATCGGGAGTGGCGAACACGTCACTGGATTCGCCGCGAAGCGAGGCGATCTCCACCGGCTCACCGGTACGTTCCGCCAGTGCGGCCGCCTGTTCCTCGGTGTCCGCAGCCTCGGTGTCCTCGGCCGCCGCACCCGCCTTGGCATCCGACGCTGCCGAGGGCGCGTGCGTGCTGCCCGGAGCGGCACTCGCCTCCACGACGGGTGCCGTGCCCAGAAGCAGCGCAGTGCCCAACCCCGCCGTCAACCAAGCCCGATATCGCCGCCATTGCTCACGCATCACCACAGAGCCCCACCCCTGAGACAACGGAAAGTAACGTCGCGCTAACCTAACGGGATGAACGCAGGTGGACTAGACCTTCTTAAGGGGCAAACCCGGTAATTCACCCGTGCCACTCGTGACTTGCATCACACCAATTGCCCCTTCAGGCATAGGCACTTCAACAAAGCCCAGCAGATATGAATCAAAGGGCGCCCAAGTCCGGACACTTCTGAAGAGATACGGGCACACGTGTGCGATCTCCCCGGCCGCCGCCCCTCACCAGGCACCCCGGTCAGCCGCTCAGGCACTCCCGGATCGCCCACTCAACGAAGGATGGCGGGCCGACCGTGCGTAGCTGAAGCCAGCCCTCTCCATATCCGCCCACCGTTGACCCCCACGGGGCGTCAACGGCCAGACCAAGCACGCGGCAGCGTGGCGCCGACCAGGTGCAGCAGCTCTACCCGGGAGGCTCCGGCAATACCCGGCAGAGATTCGACCCCACCCCTCACTCAGGTGTCACAGAGCCCCGCCCACGACCGCGAACAACGCCAGAGTTTCAGAGGGGCATGATGGACCCGATAGAGATCCGTGCGCCCGGTGACCAGCGCCTAAGACCGTTCCCATCTGTGTGGTGCCCTGCCGGGGGCACCAGGCATCACCTCTCCGGCCTGGGATTTCTCCCCCAGGGAGGGCTACTCGGCCTCGGGCTCCTCGTCCGGGGCCGTTTGTCCGCGGGCGGGGAGTCGGTCAGCGGAACAGCGTGGAACCGAGCGGGTGTTGGCGGTCGAAGCCCGGGAGGATCAGGAAGGTCGCGCCTGCCGTCGTCGCGGTGAAGGGCAGCAAGGCGTCTGAGGTCTCCATGCGGGTGAGCGTGGCCGTGAAGGTGCGCAGGTCGTTCTGGAAGCTGATGAAGAGCAGGCCCGGGGCCGGCTCGTCGGTGCTGTAGGAGCGGCGCAGCATGTGGCCGACGCCGGCCGCGGTGGGGTTCGCCCTGCGGACATGGGCGTCCACGGGGACGAGGTAGCGGCCGTCGGGTGTCTTGGCGCCCAGTTCCGGGGCGGCGGCGACGGTGCCGCCGGAGAGGGGTGCGCCGCTCGCGCGGCGGCGGCCGAAGACCGCCTCCTGCTGGGCGACGGAGAGGGCGGCGAAGCGTGTGAGGGCGAGTTCCATGCGCCGTAGTACGGCCAGGGTGCCGCCGGCGACCGCGGGGGGCCCGGCCAGCCACAGGTCACGTTCCTGCTCGGCCTTCGTGTGCGGGCCCACGATGCCGTCGATGAAACCGAGCAGGTTGCGCGGCGCGGTGCGGCCTTTGGCGACCGGCACGTCCGTACCGCGGCGTCCGGACTGCCGCCACCGTTCGCGGAGGCGGTCGCCGGCCTGGTCCAGGAGCGCGGCGGCGACGGCCGGGAGGAGCAGCGCGTCGTCGGCGCAGATCTGCATCAGCAGGTCACCGCCGCGTGCCTGGGGAGCGATCCGCTCGCGGGAGAACCGGGGGAGGTCGACCGCGCCGGGCAGTGAAGCGCCCGCCGTCCGTACCAGCCGCGGGCCCACGCCCACGGTCACGGTCAGGTCTCCCGGAGGCAGGCCCAGCAGCCGCGGGTCGGACCCGGCGGTGAGGGTGCGGATGGTCTCGCCGAGTTCGGCCAGCAACGGGCCGGGCGGGACCGCGGCGCCGAGGTCGGCCACCACGGCCAGCAGGTTGCGCTGGGCGGACCGGGGAGACGTGATGCCCGCCTGGTGCCGGCCCGTCGCGGGAACCGGCGCGGGACCGGTCGCCGCGGACGGGGCGGACCGGGCCGGCTCGGCGGTGTCCCCTGAGCACCCAGCGACGAGACCGGCTGCCACCGCGGCACCGGTGACATCGAGGAACGCGCGGCGTGACGGAGGGTGATCGACGCGGTCCATGGGGTGCAGAGTGCCACACCGGGCCTCGCGTCTGCCGCTCAACCGACGTGTTCCGGCGGTGAATTCGTCCTCGTGCCAGACTCTCCCCCATGTCTCGATCGGCACGTCGTGTGATGGCGGCGTTACTGGGCGCACTGACTTTCCTGGCCGGCTGCGGCAGCGGTGGCGACGACGGCGGACCGGACAAGGGCCGGCGGCCGGACGGTGCGCGGGTGACGATCCGTGTGCCCGGCGACGCCCCGACGATCTCGGCGGGCGTGGCCCTGGCCCGGCCCGGTGACCTGGTGCTGGTGGCTCCGGGTGTGTACCGCGAGGCGGTGAAGCTCGGCACGCCTCGCGTCACGCTGCGGGGCGAGTCCCGGGCCGGGGTCGTCATCGACGGTGAGCTGCGGCGGCCGAACGGGGTGGTCGTCACCGCGCCCGGCGTGGCCGTGGAGAACCTGACCGTACGGAGGAACACGCAGAACGGGGTGCTGGTCACCGGTTCGGCGGCGGCAGTCGACGGGCTGCCGGGCAGCGGCGGTTACGACACCGGCGAGGAACCCGTCAGGCTCCTGAAGTCGTTCCTGGTCTCGCATGTGACCGCGACCCGCAACGGCCTGTACGGCATCTACGCGTTCTCCGCGCAGAACGGTGCCATCGAGCACTCCTACGCCTCGGGCGGGGCCGACTCGGGGATCTACGTCGGCCAGTGCAAGCCGTGCCGGATCGTGGTACGGGACAACGTCTCCGAACTCAACGCGGTCGGTTACGAAGGCACCAACGCCAGTGGCCAGATGTACGTGGTCGGCAACCGTCTGGCCGGCAACCGTGTCGGACTGACCACCAGCTCCGACCACCAGGAGAAGCTGCTCCCCCAGCGCGACGCCGTCGTCGCCGGCAACCTGATCGCGGAAAACCAGCACCCGCGGACACCCGAACAGGCCGACGGCGGCTGGGGCATCGGCATCGGCGTCGACGGCGGCAGCGGCAACCGGTTCCTCCGCAACCGCATCAGCGGCAACACCCACGCCGGACTCGTGATCACCGCGACCGCCGACCTGACCGCGGACCGCAACAGGATCACGGACAACACCTTCACCGGCAACGGCATCGACGTCGGCGCGACGTTCCCCACCGCCACCCGCGGACAGGGCAACTGCCTGCGGGGGAACGCGCTGCGCAAGACCGTGCCCGCCGGGCTCACGGACACCGCGTCCTGCCCGGTCCCCGCCACGTCGCCCACGCCCGCGGGCAGTTGGCCGAGTGAGAAGGGGCCCGCTGGCATCCCGTTCACCGAGGTGGCCGCGCCGGGCCCGCAGCCGGAGTTCCCGCGCGCCGCCACCGCAGGCGCCACCGCCGTGCCGGACGTACCGGCGCTGCCGGACGTCGCGGACACGGCGCTGCCGCCGGAGTCGCTGCTCGCCGGCCGTGCGCGGGTACGAGCCTCGTGAGCGGCGGCTACGGCGCCGGTGTGAAGCCGGGTACCGGCTTGACGGGGACGTACGTCCGGTCGTCGAAGTCGAAGACCACCGGCTCCGGCTGGGAGGCGACGCCGGCCTCGACCCGGTACATGGTGCCGTCCGAGCCGATCCAGTAGCGCACGGTGGGTGACGTACCGGCCTCGTCGGACCCGCCGGTCTTGCCGGACGACCCGCCGGCCTTGTCGGACCCACCGGCTTTGTCGGACGACCCGGCCTTGCCGGACGACCCGGTGCCGGCGTCCGGCCCGTTCATGATGTCCGTCCGATGGCCGCGCACCTCGTCCCGCCCGACCCACGCCGCGCCGTTCTGCGGCAGCAGCGCGGCGTTCTCCGGCCGGTCGCTGCCGAGGCCGAGCGCGATGCCCAGCGAGGTGTCCAGGGCCATGCCGGACGTCTGCAGCGGACGGCGGTGCCAGCCGGACGCGGGCGGCGACGCCGGTGCGACCGCCGGGGGGTCTGCCATGGGGTGGACGAGAACGGTGGTGGCCGTCCACTGGATCAGCCCGTCGCTGGAGGTGTCGCGCCCGGTGCCGTGCACCACCCCGTAGCCGGTGTGGGTGCGGTAGTCGACGGACGCGGAGATCACCAGCCCGCCGGCGGCGTTCGGCACCGTGATCGTCACCGCCCGGCCTCCCGCCTGGTAGTTGAGGAACCGTGTGACCGCCAGCCGGTTCGCCTCCTCCGAGGTCAACGCCCGTGGGGCGGTGGGCCCGCCGCTGTCGCCGAGGAGGGCGAAGGCGGTGACGGCGGCGGCCGTGATGCCCAGGGCGGCTGCTGCCACCCGGCGCGGCCTCGGCCACCGGCTGCGCCGGCCCGCCTCGCGCCCCCTGGGACCCCGCCTGGTGTCGATGCTCCGCGTTCCGATACTCCGCACGCGGCGCGACTGTAACAGGTCCCGCGGAGACAGGGGAGAACACTGTGTTCGAAAGACATGACCCTCCGTAACCCTTAAACTCACCCTGGAATATGCCGATTTAGCGTCGGCGTCGAACAAATGAAGGAATGCCATGCCATTACGTGGAGTGGTGCGTTTAGTGCTGTCCGGCCTCTTAGTGGTGGGCGGCGGCACAGGCACACTCTTGACCGGCGCCGGGCAGGCCGGCGCTTCGGCCTCCGACGGCAGCCTCACCGTTCAGGTACTGCGGGACTTCTTCGGCACCGGCGTGATCAACTCGACCATGGACGTGCCGCAACGGGGAATGAAGGTCGGCGTCACCGATCCGGCCGGCCATCGCGTCAGCGGCGTCACGGACGCCACCGGAAAGGTCGTCGTGCCGCCGTCGAGCGAGCTGACCGGCGGCCGTTACCGCGTCGACGTCACCGTCCCGGCACCGTACAGCGACTATCTGCGGGCGGCACCCGCCTCGACCGCACCGAACCACTTCGACAGCTTCACCACCTTCGTGGACGTCTCGGACGGCAAGGACGACTCGGTCATCACCGGGGTCTGGGACCCGGCCGATTACGCACTCCCCGACTCCCGCTATTTCGTGCCGGTCCAGAGCGGCGCCGGCGGGACGGAGACCCGGGCGCTGGTGGCGTTCGGGACGGACGCCCGCGGCAACTGTCCCGACCAGGAGCCGTGCCCGGAGGTGCTCACCACCCAGGACCAGGTGGGCACGACCTACGGGCTGGCCTACGACAGACACCGCGACCAGCTCTTCCAGTCGTCGTTCGCCCGGCGGTACACCGAGTACGGGCCGGACGGCGGCGACGCGATCTACACCGTGCCGGCCCACGGCGGCGCCCCGAAGCTCTTCGCGGAGGTGCCGGACGCCACGGAGACGCCGCACGACACCGGCAACCTGATCAAGGACGCCGGCTTCACCGACGCACCGGGCAAGGAGAGCATCGGCAGCCTGGACCTGTCGGACGACGGCTCGACCCTGTACG
The Streptomyces sp. CNQ-509 DNA segment above includes these coding regions:
- a CDS encoding nitrous oxide reductase family maturation protein NosD codes for the protein MSRSARRVMAALLGALTFLAGCGSGGDDGGPDKGRRPDGARVTIRVPGDAPTISAGVALARPGDLVLVAPGVYREAVKLGTPRVTLRGESRAGVVIDGELRRPNGVVVTAPGVAVENLTVRRNTQNGVLVTGSAAAVDGLPGSGGYDTGEEPVRLLKSFLVSHVTATRNGLYGIYAFSAQNGAIEHSYASGGADSGIYVGQCKPCRIVVRDNVSELNAVGYEGTNASGQMYVVGNRLAGNRVGLTTSSDHQEKLLPQRDAVVAGNLIAENQHPRTPEQADGGWGIGIGVDGGSGNRFLRNRISGNTHAGLVITATADLTADRNRITDNTFTGNGIDVGATFPTATRGQGNCLRGNALRKTVPAGLTDTASCPVPATSPTPAGSWPSEKGPAGIPFTEVAAPGPQPEFPRAATAGATAVPDVPALPDVADTALPPESLLAGRARVRAS
- a CDS encoding LamG-like jellyroll fold domain-containing protein; translated protein: MREQWRRYRAWLTAGLGTALLLGTAPVVEASAAPGSTHAPSAASDAKAGAAAEDTEAADTEEQAAALAERTGEPVEIASLRGESSDVFATPDGNLEAREYLRPVRTRVGGEWKAIDTHLAPADGGMVAPGVTTVGMEFSGGGTAPLVRMTKAGRELSLSWPGELPQPRLEGDAVVYPEVLPGVDLRMGVQADGFTQLLVVKSAEAAQNPELAELRLHLGATGMSVRETAAGGLEAVDAGAGGAVFEAPQPVMWDSSGGTTPGARGAAGGEPADEPAAGESGKLAPVDVQVAQAPDQLVLTPDPQVLKGADTVYPVFIDPQWYSPRASAWTFASKYWASSPQWKFNGENNAGMGYCGWDYCAPHDTKRVFYRIPTSRFAGKSILSAEFVVRNNWSASCSERSVELWRTKDISSSTTWNSQDAGSGFWLDKLDTRSFAYGYDGCAAKDAEFGIKSAVQQAANNKWSTMTFGLRAASEDDKYAWKRFSDKAFLRVKYNRPPPQIKMAQLTMEYGGVCKRPGEKARIRSLGKISANEIRDPDGDHVAVQFQAKWTDASGVTHRWSPSRTPFEPSGSSFTVSLPNSGSNPIPKNENVNWYARAYDGAQWSPWSYAGDTKTACYFVWDTNEPAAPTVVSGEYPESDPADPNDPWLDGVGQYGTFTLDSPSSDANRYWYGINGDPVPGNQISTSGGAARDVKILPTRSGLNFITVQSFDTAGNNSTIRTYQFRVKAGQPDRATWQLDESAGATQAEGSTPARTLALKGGATTGAAGTDGTALGLNGTDAYAATDLSAVNNTGGFTVSAWVKLDAKPTAGAAVVASQPGNERMGFALHYAAAHDRWIFNGFSADTPDATVSRAMAPNPGGVQTGSWTHLVGSYDSVEDKLRLFVNGTLVGETAFVSTWNARRGLQLGAGSAAGVAKDFFPGTLDKVQIFDKRIAQDEVDKLYAKQPVGDPGRPAIAVFELDEPAGATEVSGRGGVLPARYHGGVTTGVPGVAGKASKFNGTDGYARIGQTSGPHINSERSFAVSAWAKLDAKPDRQATVVAQAGEFALGFELYYSAAYDRWVFNQYASDTPGAPIIRAMADQPGDAHAGTWAHLVGVHDTTANTLTLYINGKKAGSTTLVDAFYAAGSMYVGAVSVNNVLKSHFPGTIDDVRLFDRPISPAEVQQLYKQRAFVKGRWLFEEVSDSVPATSPDASGEGRPMTVEGGAKLGAGWIDFSGLQLDGVDDHAAASMPVDTSGSFTVTGWAQAAAMPGGAVTVASAEGGATSAFSVRYLPDAADPNAPGRWQVVLPSSDAADAPVVRADNGNFYDVREWNHLALVYDGFARELKLYVNGVLEETACSDSDGDGEPDQAGCKDLVPWAEHAQSFKATGELQIGRAKTAGGFDEYFPGTIDDVWAFQGPLSEDQVAWLASQWFDVPTQVPPGG
- a CDS encoding Dyp-type peroxidase, coding for MDRVDHPPSRRAFLDVTGAAVAAGLVAGCSGDTAEPARSAPSAATGPAPVPATGRHQAGITSPRSAQRNLLAVVADLGAAVPPGPLLAELGETIRTLTAGSDPRLLGLPPGDLTVTVGVGPRLVRTAGASLPGAVDLPRFSRERIAPQARGGDLLMQICADDALLLPAVAAALLDQAGDRLRERWRQSGRRGTDVPVAKGRTAPRNLLGFIDGIVGPHTKAEQERDLWLAGPPAVAGGTLAVLRRMELALTRFAALSVAQQEAVFGRRRASGAPLSGGTVAAAPELGAKTPDGRYLVPVDAHVRRANPTAAGVGHMLRRSYSTDEPAPGLLFISFQNDLRTFTATLTRMETSDALLPFTATTAGATFLILPGFDRQHPLGSTLFR